The nucleotide window TCCACACCAGCATCTTCATCGGGCCGAAGTCGCTCGCCCTGCTGAAGAGCTTCGGCGTCGGGCTGGAGCGGAGCGTCGACTACGGCCTCTTCGCCTTCATTGCCAAGCCGATGCATCAGTTCATGCTTTGGCTCTACGGCTTCGTTCACAACTTCGGGGTCTGCATCATCATCCTGGTGGTGTTGATCAAGATCATCTTCTATCTGCCGTCGCAGAAGTCCTATGCCTCGATGGCGGCGATGCGCAAGCTCCAGCCGGAGCTGAAGCGGCTGCAGGAGCGTTATGCCGACGACCGGCAGAAGCTGGGCGAGGAGATGATGAAGCTGTACAAGAAGCACAAGGTCAATCCGCTAGGCGGGTGCCTCCCCATCCTGATCCAGATTCCGGTCTTCTTCGCCCTCTACAAGGTGTTGCTGATGTCGATCGAGATGCGGCAGGCGCCGTTCGTCGGCTGGATCCAGGATCTCTCCGTGCACGATCCCTGGTTCATCCTGCCGGTGCTGATGGGGATTTCGATGCTGGTCCAGACGAAGCTCAACCCCCAGCCTCCCGATCCGATGCAGGCGAAGGTGATGCAGTTTCTGCCGGTCATCTTCACCGTCATGTTCCTCTTCTTCCCCGCCGGGTTGGTGCTCTACTGGCTGGTCAACAACGTCCTCTCCATCATCCAGCAACGGCTGGTGATGCGGCAGGTCGGCCTCTAGCCGGAGTATCGACGGGGAGACAGAGGCGGCCATCGTCGGCGCCGGCACCACCATCGCCGCCGTCGCCACGCCGCACGGCCGCGGCGGCATCGGTGTCGTCCGCCTCTCCGGACCCGAGGCTGCCGCCATCGCCGGCGCGGTGGGATCGGCGCCGCTCCTGCCGCGGCAGGCGCTGCTCAGCCGATGGTGTGACGGCACCGGCGCCACCATCGACCGCGGCATTCAGATCTACTTTCCCGCACCCGCCTCCTACACCGGTGAGGATGTGGTTGAGTTCCACGGCCATGGCAACCCGGTGGTGCTGCGCGCCCTGCTCGATCGGCTGCTGGAACTCGGTGCCCGCCCGGCTGGGCCGGGAGAGTTCACCCGCCGTGCCGTGTTCCATGGCAAGATGGATCTCACCCAGGCGGAGGCGGTGGCGGCGACCATCGACGCCGCCACCAGACGCGCCGCCATGGCGGCGCAGCGGCAGTTGGATGGCGCCTTCGGCCGGTTCATCGGGGATTGCATGGATCGGATCACCGCGCTGCTGGCCACGGTGGAGGCACAGATCGACTTTGTCGACGAAGATCTTCCCCGGTATGCCGGCGAGGCGCTGCGCAAGCAGGCGGAGGAGCTGTGCGGCCGTCTGCGGCGCAGCCTGGCCACCGCCCCTTTCGGCATGCGGCTCTTCTCCGGGGTGGAGATCGCCATCGTCGGTGCCCCCAACGTCGGAAAGTCGACCCTGCTCAACCGGCTTTCGGGGTGCGAACGGGCGATCGTCAGCGACCGTGCCGGCACCACACGCGATCTCTTGGAGGTCGATCTGGAGCTGGCCGGGATCCCGGTGCGGCTGGTGGATACCGCCGGGCTGCACGCCAGCGACGATCCGATCGAGCTGGAGGGGATGCGGCGGGCACGCGCTGCCGCAGAGCGGGCCGATCTGGTGTTGCTGGTGGTCGATGCCACCGACGGGGAGAGCCGAAACTGCGCCGTCGACGCCGACATCCGGGTGATGAACAAATGCGATCTGATCGATCCCGGTGAGGTGCCGCAAGGCTTTCTCCCCATCTGTGCGCGCTCGGGGGAGGGGGTGGAGCGGCTGCTGGAGGAGATCGTCGGCAGGATCGACGCGGCCGGATGCGCCACCGGGGAGGATGCCATGATCACTCGGCTCCGCCACCGGGAGGCGGTGGAGCGGGCGCTTCTGGCGGTGGAGCGGGGGATGGCGCTGCTCGACTCCGAGGAGATGCTCGATCTGGCGGCGGCGGAGTGGCGCTCCGCCTGGGCGGCGTTGGGGGAGATCGTGGGTATCGGAGATGTCGAGCGGATCCTCGACCGCATCTTCTCCACCTTCTGTATCGGCAAGTAATCCTCTGCCCGGAGCGGATGCATCCCGCCCATACGGACGGGATCAGGCGCTCTCCTCCCCCTCGTTCGAGGGTGCAGGGGTGTCGTCACAGCGTCGGAAACGGTGGACCCAGACCAATGCATCGGGATTCCACCCCATCGTCCGGTGGAGTGTGAGGATCATCTCCCGGTAGGCGGCCAGATCGGGAAACCCCTCGGCCCGAGCGTCGGCGTCGTCCATATCCCCCAGCCGCTGCCGCTCCAGCGCGGTGCAGACGAACGGAACGCCCTGCAGCGTGAAGCGTTCGCCCGGCCAGCCATAGACGCCGTCGCGCCGCTGTTCGGTCTTGCGTCCGGCGAGCGCCGCCGCAACCAGCCGTGGGTGGCGGATCAGCCGGTCGATGGAACAGGTTTTCTCGGGATGATCCTCCATCATGGGGTGGGATGCTACCGGCAATGTCGGTGGCAGCGGAAGGGGAGGATGCGCATCAACGACCAGGGCCGCCCTTGCGGACGGCCCTGTCGCTCTGTTCCGGCGTGGTCCCCGGTCGTCCTCCTCCGGGGGTGCGGTGGGTTCCGGTCAGACCGAGTAGTAGAGCTCCACCTCGTAGGGATGGGTGCGCAAGCGAAGCTGGTCCACCTCCTCCATCTTGAGCGAGATGTAGGCGTCGATCATGTCGTCGTCCATCACGCCCCCCGCCTTGAGGAACTCCCGATCGTCGGAGAGCGCATGGAGCGCCTCCTCGAGCGAACGGGCCACCGTCGGGATCCCTTTCTCTTCCTCCGGCGGCAGGTCGTAGAGGTTCTTCGTCGCCGCCTCACCCGGATCGATCTTGTTGGCGATGCCGTCCAGACCGGCCATC belongs to Zetaproteobacteria bacterium and includes:
- a CDS encoding ASCH domain-containing protein, encoding MEDHPEKTCSIDRLIRHPRLVAAALAGRKTEQRRDGVYGWPGERFTLQGVPFVCTALERQRLGDMDDADARAEGFPDLAAYREMILTLHRTMGWNPDALVWVHRFRRCDDTPAPSNEGEESA
- the mnmE gene encoding tRNA uridine-5-carboxymethylaminomethyl(34) synthesis GTPase MnmE produces the protein MDGETEAAIVGAGTTIAAVATPHGRGGIGVVRLSGPEAAAIAGAVGSAPLLPRQALLSRWCDGTGATIDRGIQIYFPAPASYTGEDVVEFHGHGNPVVLRALLDRLLELGARPAGPGEFTRRAVFHGKMDLTQAEAVAATIDAATRRAAMAAQRQLDGAFGRFIGDCMDRITALLATVEAQIDFVDEDLPRYAGEALRKQAEELCGRLRRSLATAPFGMRLFSGVEIAIVGAPNVGKSTLLNRLSGCERAIVSDRAGTTRDLLEVDLELAGIPVRLVDTAGLHASDDPIELEGMRRARAAAERADLVLLVVDATDGESRNCAVDADIRVMNKCDLIDPGEVPQGFLPICARSGEGVERLLEEIVGRIDAAGCATGEDAMITRLRHREAVERALLAVERGMALLDSEEMLDLAAAEWRSAWAALGEIVGIGDVERILDRIFSTFCIGK